The following are encoded together in the Phenylobacterium sp. NIBR 498073 genome:
- a CDS encoding outer membrane protein transport protein: protein MTRLTLLAATTAATALLSTSAHAAGYYLQEQSVKGTGRAYSGEVADQGVSSLWWNPAAIARSGREAYVGLHAVFVDATVRNEGSTITYPNGLTIPIQGEPRAFSPIQDGVAPNFAIATPIGDRFALGLSVAAPFNFTTEYRKSSWARYDALTSRLTTADIQVTGAMKVTEWLDLGAGVSAQYTDAKLQTAYPNLSPLLADGISQLSGDGWDFGWTVGAQAYFGPVTLGASYRSKVEHDLDGDVLVAGLVGPLAPVNREVNGSAAFTTPWIATLGARWQATDKLALNAQVQRIGWSEFESIDVKFAGGGENLFQGYEDVTSGGVGLDYAVNDKLTLRAGVQYDPTPTPDAARTARVPDGDRWLYGVGATADVMNGLKVDAAFAYIDFANSDVHHDTAFYEGTPAATTTRLRGEVEGSGYVLSLGLRKTF from the coding sequence ATGACCCGGCTGACCCTCCTGGCGGCGACCACGGCCGCAACAGCCCTCCTGTCCACTTCAGCGCACGCGGCGGGCTACTACCTGCAGGAACAGTCGGTGAAGGGCACGGGACGCGCCTATTCCGGAGAGGTCGCCGACCAGGGCGTTTCCTCGCTCTGGTGGAACCCGGCCGCCATCGCCCGCTCGGGGCGCGAGGCCTATGTCGGCCTGCATGCGGTGTTCGTCGACGCCACGGTCAGAAACGAAGGATCGACCATCACCTATCCGAACGGGCTGACCATCCCGATCCAGGGCGAGCCGCGCGCCTTCAGTCCGATCCAGGACGGCGTCGCGCCGAACTTCGCCATCGCCACCCCGATCGGCGATCGCTTCGCGCTCGGCCTGTCGGTGGCCGCGCCCTTCAACTTCACCACCGAGTACCGCAAGTCGTCATGGGCGCGGTACGACGCCCTGACCTCGCGGCTGACCACCGCCGACATCCAGGTGACTGGCGCAATGAAGGTCACCGAATGGCTCGACCTCGGGGCCGGGGTCAGCGCCCAGTACACCGACGCCAAGCTGCAGACCGCCTATCCGAACCTCTCGCCGCTGCTCGCCGACGGCATCTCCCAGCTCAGCGGCGACGGCTGGGACTTCGGCTGGACCGTGGGCGCCCAGGCCTATTTCGGCCCGGTCACGCTGGGCGCCAGCTACCGCTCGAAGGTCGAGCACGACCTCGACGGCGATGTCCTGGTCGCGGGCCTGGTCGGTCCCCTGGCCCCGGTCAACCGCGAGGTCAACGGCTCGGCCGCCTTCACCACGCCCTGGATCGCCACCCTCGGCGCCCGCTGGCAAGCCACCGACAAGCTCGCCCTCAACGCCCAGGTTCAGCGCATCGGCTGGAGCGAGTTCGAATCGATCGACGTGAAATTCGCCGGCGGCGGCGAAAACCTGTTCCAGGGCTATGAGGACGTCACCTCCGGCGGCGTCGGCCTCGACTACGCGGTCAACGACAAGCTGACCCTGCGCGCCGGCGTGCAATACGACCCGACCCCGACGCCCGACGCGGCCCGCACCGCGCGGGTGCCGGACGGCGACCGGTGGCTCTACGGGGTCGGCGCCACCGCCGACGTCATGAACGGGCTGAAGGTCGATGCGGCGTTCGCCTACATCGATTTCGCCAATTCCGACGTCCACCACGACACAGCGTTCTACGAGGGCACGCCTGCGGCCACCACCACCCGCCTGCGCGGCGAGGTCGAGGGCTCCGGCTACGTGCTGTCGCTGGGTCTGCGGAAGACGTTCTAA
- a CDS encoding M20/M25/M40 family metallo-hydrolase, with the protein MIRTFTAAALAAAAVASPAMAQSPRPDQLAFRELYKELIEINTTLSVGSCTAASEAMAARLKSAGFADADLQIIVSPDRPKDGNLVATLKGTDAKAKPILLLAHIDVVEANRADWERDPFKLVEENGFFYARGAADDKAQAAVWVDTLARYKTEGFKPKRTIRMALTCGEETPDTFNGVQYLIKNHRDLMDAAFVLNEGAGGRLDAQGQRVSLGVQAGEKVYQDYTLEVTNPGGHSSAPVRDNAIYHLSQGLARLGEYDFPVKLNDAVRGNFIQMAKIEGGPMGEAMAAVAKDPSSAAAVAAVARDPGRNSMMRTTCVATMVNAGHAPNALPQRARANVNCRILPGEGVEATREALVKALADPAIKVTTVGEPSPVTPPPVLNKQIMGPVETVSAKLWPGVPIVPVMATGATDGRFLNAVGVPTYGLTGMFSEPTGNGAHGLNEKMRVRSLYEGRDFLYEVVKLYANQK; encoded by the coding sequence ATGATCCGTACCTTCACCGCCGCCGCCTTGGCGGCCGCCGCTGTCGCCTCGCCGGCGATGGCCCAGAGCCCGCGTCCTGACCAGCTGGCGTTCCGCGAGCTCTACAAAGAGCTGATCGAGATCAACACCACCCTGTCGGTCGGCAGCTGCACTGCGGCGTCGGAGGCCATGGCCGCGCGGCTGAAGAGCGCTGGGTTCGCCGACGCGGACCTGCAGATCATCGTCTCGCCGGACCGGCCCAAGGACGGCAATCTGGTGGCGACGCTGAAGGGGACCGACGCCAAGGCCAAGCCGATCTTGCTGCTGGCGCACATCGACGTGGTCGAGGCCAACCGCGCCGACTGGGAGCGCGACCCGTTCAAGCTGGTCGAGGAAAACGGCTTCTTCTACGCCCGCGGCGCGGCCGACGACAAAGCCCAGGCCGCGGTCTGGGTCGACACCCTGGCCCGCTACAAGACCGAGGGTTTCAAGCCGAAGCGGACGATCCGCATGGCGCTGACCTGCGGCGAGGAGACGCCCGACACCTTCAACGGCGTCCAGTACCTGATCAAGAACCACCGCGATCTGATGGACGCCGCCTTCGTGCTCAACGAGGGCGCGGGCGGGCGGCTGGACGCCCAGGGGCAGCGGGTCTCGCTGGGCGTGCAGGCCGGCGAGAAGGTCTATCAGGACTATACCCTGGAAGTGACCAATCCGGGCGGCCACTCCTCGGCGCCGGTGCGCGACAATGCGATCTATCACCTGTCGCAGGGGCTGGCGCGGCTGGGCGAGTACGACTTCCCGGTGAAGCTGAACGACGCTGTGCGCGGCAACTTCATCCAGATGGCCAAGATCGAGGGCGGGCCGATGGGCGAGGCGATGGCCGCCGTCGCCAAGGATCCGTCCAGCGCCGCGGCGGTGGCGGCTGTGGCCCGCGATCCGGGCCGCAATTCGATGATGCGGACCACCTGCGTGGCGACCATGGTCAACGCCGGCCATGCGCCCAACGCCCTGCCGCAGCGGGCGCGGGCCAACGTCAACTGCCGGATCCTGCCGGGCGAGGGCGTCGAGGCCACCCGCGAGGCCCTGGTCAAGGCGCTGGCCGACCCGGCGATCAAGGTCACGACGGTCGGCGAGCCGAGCCCGGTCACTCCGCCGCCGGTGCTGAACAAGCAGATCATGGGGCCGGTCGAGACGGTCTCGGCCAAGCTGTGGCCGGGCGTGCCGATCGTGCCGGTGATGGCGACCGGCGCCACCGACGGCCGGTTCCTGAACGCGGTCGGGGTGCCGACCTACGGCCTGACCGGGATGTTCAGCGAGCCGACCGGCAACGGCGCCCACGGGCTGAACGAGAAGATGCGCGTGCGCTCGCTCTATGAGGGCCGCGACTTCCTCTACGAGGTGGTCAAGCTCTACGCGAACCAGAAGTAG
- a CDS encoding DUF1178 family protein yields MIRYALICEHAHAFEGWFGSSGDFDDQSARGLVACPVCESRAVEKQIMAPSVAGTKKSQAADLPPQVRSMVMEAMGKVRAHVEENFDYVGDAFAGEARAIHEGRSEDRGIYGEASPAEIKALKDDGIQIAPLPPAPPKKSDVN; encoded by the coding sequence ATGATCCGCTACGCGCTCATCTGCGAGCACGCCCACGCGTTCGAGGGCTGGTTCGGCTCATCCGGCGACTTCGATGACCAGTCGGCGCGCGGCTTGGTCGCGTGCCCGGTCTGCGAGAGCCGGGCCGTGGAGAAGCAGATCATGGCTCCCTCCGTGGCCGGCACCAAGAAGTCCCAGGCCGCCGACCTGCCGCCGCAGGTGCGCTCGATGGTCATGGAGGCGATGGGCAAGGTCCGCGCCCACGTCGAGGAGAACTTCGACTATGTCGGCGACGCCTTCGCCGGCGAGGCCCGCGCCATCCACGAGGGCCGCTCGGAAGACCGCGGCATCTATGGCGAGGCCAGCCCGGCCGAGATCAAGGCGCTGAAGGACGACGGCATCCAGATCGCCCCGCTGCCGCCGGCGCCGCCGAAGAAGTCGGACGTGAACTGA
- a CDS encoding carbon-nitrogen hydrolase family protein encodes MTLRVGLIQTRTPASHAAALAHVTPLIRQAAADGASFIATPEGTNILQKDKAALLPQLALLEDDLVVQGLQALAAELSVTILIGSAMVRRPDGKAANRAALITPQGQIAATYDKLHMFDVDLPTGETARESETYEPGEQAVAALAGELKLGLTICYDVRFPALYRALALAGAEVIVTPAAFTRPTGEAHWETLLRARAIETGSFVLAPAQGGFHEDGRGTWGRTLAIGPWGELLGKLDHDEPGVLIADLDLAAVAKARAAIPALPNARSFAAPISIA; translated from the coding sequence ATGACCCTGCGCGTCGGCCTGATCCAGACCAGAACCCCCGCCAGCCACGCTGCGGCGCTGGCGCACGTGACGCCGCTGATCCGGCAGGCGGCGGCCGACGGCGCGAGCTTCATCGCTACGCCCGAGGGGACCAACATCCTGCAGAAGGACAAGGCCGCGCTGCTGCCGCAGTTGGCCCTGCTGGAGGACGATCTTGTCGTGCAGGGTCTACAGGCGCTGGCCGCCGAGCTTTCCGTCACCATCCTGATCGGTTCGGCGATGGTGAGGCGGCCGGACGGCAAGGCCGCCAACCGCGCGGCGCTGATCACGCCGCAGGGCCAGATCGCCGCCACCTACGACAAGCTGCACATGTTCGACGTGGACCTGCCGACCGGCGAGACCGCGCGCGAGAGCGAGACCTACGAACCCGGCGAGCAGGCCGTGGCGGCGCTGGCCGGCGAGCTGAAGCTGGGGCTGACCATCTGCTACGACGTGCGCTTCCCAGCGCTGTACCGAGCCCTGGCCCTGGCCGGGGCCGAGGTGATCGTGACACCGGCCGCCTTCACCCGGCCGACCGGCGAGGCGCACTGGGAGACGCTGCTGCGCGCGCGCGCCATCGAGACCGGCAGCTTTGTGCTGGCGCCGGCCCAGGGCGGGTTCCACGAGGACGGCCGCGGCACCTGGGGCCGCACCCTTGCCATCGGCCCGTGGGGCGAGCTGCTGGGCAAGCTCGACCACGACGAGCCGGGCGTGCTGATCGCCGACCTGGACCTGGCGGCGGTGGCCAAGGCGCGGGCGGCGATCCCGGCCTTGCCCAATGCGCGGAGCTTTGCAGCGCCTATATCTATCGCATGA
- the grxC gene encoding glutaredoxin 3, which produces MAEVTIYTKPYCPYCIRAVSLLEKKGVAFNEIEAAFDPEKRQEMVQRANGRATFPQIFIGERHIGGCDDMMALEYDGKLDALLAA; this is translated from the coding sequence ATGGCCGAAGTCACCATCTATACGAAACCGTATTGCCCCTACTGCATCCGCGCGGTGTCGCTGCTGGAGAAGAAGGGCGTGGCGTTCAATGAGATCGAGGCCGCCTTCGATCCGGAGAAGCGCCAGGAGATGGTCCAGCGCGCCAACGGCCGGGCGACCTTCCCGCAGATCTTCATCGGCGAGCGCCATATCGGCGGCTGCGACGACATGATGGCGCTGGAATACGACGGCAAGCTGGACGCCCTGCTGGCGGCCTGA
- a CDS encoding phosphoribosyltransferase family protein codes for MGFLDGDAAARWKPGPRAKAAVRTALDLLFPPQSLDGGSATMTGGLSAAAWSAIPFIDGPLCDGCGLPFEYDLGAGVRCAACSARPRAFARARAACLYDETSRGPILQLKHADRTDLAPLFARWISRSARELLDEADALVPVPLHRARLLGRRYNQAAEIARPLGRLAGVAYLPDALARVRDTASQGGKSGGGRRRNVAAAFAVPPAKARLVAGKTVLLIDDVMTTGATLEGCARALLAAGALRVHAAVVARVKESSSRSI; via the coding sequence ATGGGCTTTCTAGATGGCGATGCGGCCGCCCGGTGGAAACCCGGGCCGCGCGCGAAGGCCGCGGTTCGTACCGCGCTGGACCTGCTTTTCCCACCCCAATCGCTCGACGGCGGCTCCGCCACGATGACCGGCGGCCTGAGCGCGGCGGCCTGGAGCGCGATCCCGTTTATCGACGGGCCGCTGTGCGACGGCTGCGGCCTGCCGTTCGAATACGATCTGGGGGCGGGCGTGCGCTGCGCCGCCTGCTCGGCGCGGCCGCGGGCGTTCGCGCGGGCGCGGGCGGCGTGCCTGTACGACGAGACCTCGCGCGGGCCGATCCTGCAGCTGAAGCACGCCGACCGCACCGACCTGGCGCCGCTGTTCGCCCGCTGGATCAGCCGTTCGGCGCGCGAGCTGCTGGACGAGGCCGACGCACTGGTTCCCGTGCCGCTGCACCGCGCGCGGCTGCTGGGGCGGCGCTACAATCAGGCCGCCGAGATCGCCCGGCCGCTGGGCCGGCTCGCGGGCGTGGCCTATCTGCCTGATGCGCTGGCGCGGGTCCGGGACACCGCGAGCCAGGGCGGCAAGTCGGGCGGTGGGCGGCGGCGCAACGTCGCCGCGGCGTTCGCCGTGCCGCCGGCCAAGGCCAGGCTGGTGGCCGGCAAGACCGTTCTGCTGATCGATGACGTGATGACCACCGGCGCCACTTTGGAAGGCTGCGCGCGGGCGCTGCTGGCCGCCGGCGCGCTGCGCGTCCATGCCGCAGTGGTCGCGAGGGTTAAAGAAAGCTCAAGTCGTTCCATATAG
- a CDS encoding methyltransferase domain-containing protein codes for MSAPPRLFDRDLLRTRLDRAAPGYAAADFVKARAAEDTVVRLEAIMRDFPRAVDLGARNGWFARCLSQSDAAARVGFLVETDLSPKMLAGRDGLRLVADEERLPFAPGSLDLVVSTLALHWTNDVVGALIQIRRALKPDGLFIGSLLGGATLTELRQSLLAAEAELTGGAGPRVSPFADPYDAAGLMQRSGFALPVADVDRVTVRYAHPLKLLADLRAMGETSVLAERHPKPLTRQVLARAFEIYVERFAEPDGRVPATFEILTLTGWAPDPSQQKPLKPGSAKMRLADALGVVENPLPRDDD; via the coding sequence ATGTCCGCCCCGCCCCGTCTTTTCGACCGCGACCTGCTCCGCACCCGCCTGGACCGCGCCGCCCCCGGCTACGCCGCCGCCGACTTCGTCAAGGCCCGCGCCGCCGAGGACACCGTCGTGCGCCTGGAAGCGATCATGCGCGACTTCCCGCGCGCCGTCGATCTGGGCGCGCGCAACGGCTGGTTCGCCCGCTGCCTCTCCCAGAGCGACGCCGCCGCCCGCGTCGGCTTCCTGGTCGAGACCGACCTGTCGCCGAAGATGCTGGCCGGCCGCGACGGCCTGCGCCTGGTCGCCGATGAGGAGCGCCTGCCCTTCGCCCCCGGCAGCCTCGACCTCGTGGTCTCGACCCTGGCCTTGCACTGGACCAACGACGTGGTCGGGGCGCTGATCCAGATTCGCCGCGCCCTCAAGCCGGACGGCCTGTTCATCGGCTCGCTGCTGGGCGGCGCCACCCTGACCGAGCTGCGCCAGTCGCTGCTGGCCGCCGAGGCCGAGCTGACCGGCGGCGCCGGCCCGCGCGTCTCGCCCTTCGCCGACCCCTACGACGCCGCCGGCCTCATGCAGCGCTCGGGCTTCGCCCTGCCGGTCGCCGATGTCGATCGCGTCACCGTCCGCTACGCCCATCCGCTGAAGCTGCTCGCCGACCTGCGCGCCATGGGCGAGACCAGCGTCCTGGCCGAGCGCCACCCCAAGCCGCTGACCCGCCAGGTCCTGGCCCGCGCCTTCGAGATCTATGTCGAGCGCTTCGCCGAACCCGACGGCCGCGTGCCCGCCACCTTCGAGATCCTGACCCTGACCGGCTGGGCGCCCGACCCCAGCCAGCAGAAGCCGCTCAAGCCCGGCTCGGCCAAGATGCGCCTGGCCGACGCCCTCGGCGTGGTCGAGAACCCGCTGCCGCGGGACGACGACTAA
- a CDS encoding DUF4168 domain-containing protein: MRIAILAAGLLGAAVAATSVQAQTAPAAPAAEAPAAGGFSDADLKAFGSAMAEIQKINGEYTPKLTGADGPTKAEVQKEMIGKMGAAVQASGLSPQKYNDMSAAVQKDAALRARLTTVLNAEPAA; encoded by the coding sequence ATGCGTATTGCTATCCTGGCCGCCGGCCTGCTCGGCGCCGCCGTCGCCGCGACTTCCGTCCAAGCTCAGACCGCTCCGGCTGCTCCCGCCGCCGAAGCCCCTGCCGCGGGCGGCTTCTCCGACGCCGATCTCAAGGCCTTCGGCTCGGCCATGGCCGAGATCCAGAAGATCAACGGCGAGTACACCCCGAAGCTGACCGGCGCCGACGGCCCGACCAAGGCCGAGGTGCAGAAGGAAATGATCGGCAAGATGGGCGCGGCCGTTCAGGCCAGCGGCCTGTCGCCGCAAAAGTACAACGATATGTCGGCCGCCGTGCAGAAGGACGCCGCCCTGCGCGCCCGCCTGACCACGGTGCTGAACGCCGAACCGGCCGCCTAA
- a CDS encoding kinase: MTPETWLAEFMAQERLPDSYAQVVRDVAVPLADRIAAAARPGGIVVGICGPQASGKSTLTAVLARLLEARGLKAAAISLDDLYLTRAERQDLAEQVHPLLAVRGVPGTHDVALGLEMLAALRTPGLHERPVFEKARDDRREHGAPFEGPADVVLFEGWCVGARPQPAAALAAPVNGLEAQRDADGAWRSFVNAALAGPYQQLFGALDLLVLLRAPSFEVVLGWRIEQERKLRERLAREGADASRAMSDAEVEGFIAHYERLTRWILEEMPGRADVVVALDAARRPRLQA; encoded by the coding sequence ATGACGCCTGAAACCTGGCTGGCCGAGTTCATGGCGCAGGAGCGGCTGCCAGACAGCTACGCGCAGGTGGTGCGCGACGTCGCGGTGCCGCTGGCCGACCGCATAGCGGCCGCCGCGCGGCCGGGCGGGATCGTGGTCGGAATCTGCGGGCCGCAGGCCAGCGGCAAGTCGACCCTGACCGCGGTGCTGGCGCGGCTGCTGGAGGCGCGCGGGCTGAAGGCGGCGGCGATCTCGCTGGACGATCTCTACCTGACGCGGGCCGAGCGGCAGGACCTGGCCGAGCAGGTGCATCCGTTGCTGGCGGTGCGCGGAGTCCCGGGCACGCACGACGTGGCGCTGGGGCTGGAGATGCTGGCGGCGTTGCGGACGCCGGGCCTCCATGAGCGGCCGGTGTTCGAAAAGGCCCGCGACGACCGCCGCGAGCACGGCGCGCCGTTTGAGGGACCGGCGGACGTGGTGCTGTTCGAAGGCTGGTGCGTGGGCGCGCGACCCCAGCCGGCGGCGGCGCTGGCCGCGCCGGTCAACGGGCTGGAAGCGCAGCGTGACGCGGACGGCGCCTGGCGCAGCTTCGTCAACGCGGCCCTGGCCGGACCCTATCAGCAGCTGTTCGGGGCGCTGGACCTGCTGGTCCTGCTGAGGGCGCCCAGCTTCGAGGTGGTGCTGGGCTGGCGGATCGAACAGGAGCGCAAGCTGCGCGAGCGGCTGGCGCGCGAGGGCGCGGACGCCAGCCGGGCGATGAGCGATGCGGAGGTCGAAGGCTTCATCGCCCACTACGAGCGGCTGACGCGCTGGATCCTCGAAGAGATGCCGGGGCGGGCCGATGTCGTGGTGGCGCTGGACGCGGCCCGGCGGCCGAGGTTGCAGGCATGA
- a CDS encoding hydrogen peroxide-inducible genes activator, giving the protein MPTLRQLRYLTALAEERHFGRAAAACHVTQPALSMQIRELEAELDLVLVERGRGASVLTPDGAALAERARALIAGVKDLEDFARERRGVGSRRLALGMIPSVAPYLLPRAAPVLQAALPGLELKVRETQTATLLSELAAGELDAVIAAAPLAGDGIETVELFDDPFLLASPTSAPLAADDPRSLPTDRLLLLEEGHCLRDQALGACELSDLTTFGATSLTTLLQLVAHGQGVTLLPQMAARDLADPRISLARFPEPAPRRTIVMAWRAGSARRRALKDIAARLAAEAAQ; this is encoded by the coding sequence ATGCCGACCTTGCGACAGCTGCGCTACCTGACCGCCCTGGCCGAAGAGCGCCACTTCGGCCGCGCGGCGGCCGCCTGCCATGTCACTCAGCCGGCGTTGTCGATGCAAATCCGCGAGCTGGAGGCCGAACTGGACCTGGTGCTGGTCGAGCGCGGGCGCGGCGCCAGCGTGCTGACCCCGGATGGCGCGGCCCTGGCCGAGCGGGCGCGGGCGCTGATCGCCGGGGTCAAGGACCTGGAGGACTTCGCACGCGAGCGGCGCGGGGTCGGCTCGCGGCGCCTGGCGCTGGGCATGATCCCGTCGGTGGCGCCCTACCTGTTGCCGCGGGCCGCGCCGGTGCTGCAGGCGGCGCTGCCGGGGCTGGAGCTGAAGGTCCGCGAAACCCAGACCGCGACGCTGCTGAGCGAACTGGCGGCCGGCGAGCTGGACGCGGTGATCGCCGCCGCGCCGCTGGCGGGCGACGGGATCGAGACGGTGGAGCTGTTCGACGACCCGTTCCTGCTGGCCAGCCCGACAAGCGCGCCGCTGGCCGCCGACGATCCGCGCAGCCTGCCGACCGACCGGCTGCTGCTGCTGGAGGAAGGCCACTGCCTGCGCGACCAGGCGCTGGGGGCCTGCGAGCTCAGCGACCTCACCACCTTCGGCGCGACCAGCCTGACGACGCTTCTGCAGCTGGTGGCGCACGGGCAGGGGGTCACCCTGCTGCCGCAGATGGCGGCGCGGGACCTGGCCGATCCGCGCATCAGCCTGGCGCGGTTTCCAGAACCCGCGCCGCGGCGGACCATCGTCATGGCCTGGCGCGCCGGTTCGGCCCGTCGACGGGCGCTGAAGGACATCGCCGCGCGGCTGGCGGCGGAGGCGGCGCAATGA
- the mutT gene encoding 8-oxo-dGTP diphosphatase MutT: MSDTKRMVLVAAAALIDSDGRVLICQRPPGKQLAGLWEFPGGKVEPGETPEQCLIRELDEELGITVSHACLAPFVFASHTYEDFHLLMPLYLVRRWEGVVTAKEHSGIAWVKPMKLTDYPMPPADAPLVAWLRDLV; encoded by the coding sequence ATGTCCGACACCAAGCGCATGGTTCTCGTCGCCGCCGCGGCGCTCATCGATTCCGACGGGCGGGTGCTGATCTGTCAGCGGCCGCCGGGTAAGCAGCTGGCCGGGCTTTGGGAATTCCCGGGCGGCAAGGTCGAGCCGGGCGAGACGCCTGAGCAGTGCCTGATCCGCGAGTTGGACGAGGAGCTGGGGATCACCGTCTCGCACGCCTGCCTGGCGCCCTTCGTGTTCGCCAGCCACACCTATGAGGACTTCCACCTGCTGATGCCGCTCTATCTGGTGCGGCGCTGGGAGGGCGTGGTCACCGCCAAGGAGCACTCGGGCATCGCCTGGGTGAAGCCGATGAAGCTCACCGATTATCCGATGCCGCCGGCCGACGCGCCGCTGGTGGCCTGGCTGCGCGATCTGGTCTGA
- a CDS encoding DEAD/DEAH box helicase has protein sequence MTKFTDLGLDKMLLKALHDEGYEKPTPIQAQAIPGVMAGKDLLGIAQTGTGKTAAFALPIIHRLAADKKAAPRRGCRVLVLSPTRELATQIAESFKAYGKHMNLSVAVIFGGVKYGGQMRAMAPGVDVLVATPGRLLDHLQEKTITLQGVEMFVLDEADQMLDMGFIVPIRQIVKHLPRLRQNLFFSATMPSEIEKLAGELLRPNPTKVSVTPQATTVERIKQQVIFVETARKRALLCEMFAERDFKRVIVFTRTKRGADRVAKSLEAAGVEAAAIHGDKSQGQRERALAAFKAGEVRALVATDIAARGIDIDAVSHVIQYELPNVPEAYVHRIGRTARAGADGSAVAFCADDERNLLKDIQKVTRQTIPSFDRRNDRGLHVMTQAMPEVAAERAEAGRKNAARGGGGKPQGRSDLPPGLRKQRNRPAKAGGGRQGGGEQRQGQPQRHTDHRAGGQRAHGERASTTPIDQSQFKGPKRGGKPAAEKRWTPLD, from the coding sequence TTGACCAAGTTCACTGACCTCGGCCTCGACAAGATGCTGCTCAAGGCCCTCCACGACGAGGGCTATGAGAAGCCGACCCCGATCCAGGCCCAGGCTATCCCCGGCGTCATGGCCGGCAAGGACCTGCTCGGCATCGCCCAGACGGGCACCGGCAAGACCGCCGCCTTCGCCCTCCCCATCATCCATCGCCTGGCCGCCGACAAGAAGGCCGCGCCGCGCCGCGGCTGCCGCGTGCTGGTGCTCTCGCCGACCCGCGAGCTGGCGACCCAGATCGCCGAGAGCTTCAAGGCCTACGGCAAGCACATGAACCTCAGCGTCGCCGTGATCTTCGGCGGCGTGAAGTACGGCGGCCAGATGCGCGCCATGGCGCCCGGCGTCGACGTCCTGGTCGCCACCCCGGGCCGCCTGCTCGACCACCTGCAGGAGAAGACCATCACCCTCCAGGGCGTCGAGATGTTCGTCCTCGACGAGGCCGACCAGATGCTCGACATGGGCTTCATCGTGCCGATCCGGCAGATCGTGAAGCACCTGCCGCGCCTGCGTCAGAACCTGTTCTTCTCGGCCACCATGCCGAGCGAGATCGAGAAGCTGGCCGGCGAACTGCTGCGCCCCAACCCGACCAAGGTCTCGGTCACCCCGCAGGCCACCACCGTCGAGCGCATCAAGCAGCAGGTCATCTTCGTCGAGACCGCCCGCAAGCGCGCCCTGCTCTGCGAGATGTTCGCCGAGCGCGACTTCAAGCGTGTGATCGTCTTCACCCGCACCAAGCGCGGCGCCGACCGCGTGGCCAAGTCGCTGGAAGCGGCCGGCGTCGAAGCCGCCGCCATCCACGGCGACAAGAGCCAGGGCCAGCGCGAGCGCGCCCTGGCCGCCTTCAAGGCCGGCGAAGTCCGCGCCCTGGTCGCCACCGACATCGCCGCCCGCGGCATCGACATCGACGCGGTCAGCCACGTCATCCAGTACGAACTGCCCAACGTGCCGGAAGCCTATGTTCACCGCATCGGCCGCACCGCGCGGGCCGGGGCCGACGGCTCGGCCGTGGCGTTCTGCGCCGACGACGAGCGTAACCTGCTCAAGGACATCCAGAAGGTCACCCGCCAGACCATTCCGTCCTTCGACCGCCGCAACGACCGCGGCCTGCACGTCATGACCCAGGCGATGCCGGAAGTGGCCGCCGAGCGCGCCGAGGCCGGCCGCAAGAACGCCGCGCGCGGCGGCGGCGGCAAGCCGCAGGGCCGCAGCGACCTGCCTCCGGGCCTGCGCAAGCAGCGCAACCGCCCGGCCAAGGCCGGCGGCGGGCGTCAGGGCGGCGGCGAGCAGCGCCAGGGCCAGCCCCAGCGTCACACCGACCACCGCGCCGGCGGCCAGCGTGCTCACGGCGAGCGCGCCTCGACCACGCCGATCGACCAGTCCCAGTTCAAGGGCCCCAAGCGCGGCGGCAAGCCGGCCGCGGAGAAGCGCTGGACGCCGCTGGACTAA